Proteins co-encoded in one Xiphophorus hellerii strain 12219 chromosome 10, Xiphophorus_hellerii-4.1, whole genome shotgun sequence genomic window:
- the LOC116727120 gene encoding kelch repeat and BTB domain-containing protein 13 — protein sequence MIMEAPESLGISQDINAENSTVDLEEAEADWVRVRVEESWFHLNRGFLVRHSDYFRALFHSGMKESQEEELYLRGGVHARGFLIALAVCRDENPPIRDPEELVEAVECAAFLQIPTLTRHLCNIIDSDNCLLLYHAASVFGVHRLFQNASLFLCDAFDDLKEAAESTIPEDLVKYSQTLSPASYIAIGTHTPSMELLQDCFRVVCFLDEKEGEWKHLTNLPTLCSTSRAGVAVLDNRLYIVGGIYGYGKDTVDGSFCYNPDSGIWTTLPGPQQPRYDFTLLGHEGRLYAIGGEAQKQVISTAEKYDAAKGEWTFIQHAPRPVASAACAVARQRMFVCFWKPPDTTDIYEYMPLKDKWSLTTTMIRQQSYGHCMVAHRDNLYVMRNGPCDDFLRCLMDCYNITSGQWTAMPGHYINSKGALFTAVTRGDSAFTVKHMLTLEYTITANGWKPHRQMKGFPKSGSLWTCLLRLPKTGPVTPELDVDERQREIALPDISERFVDAVQQM from the coding sequence ATGATCATGGAAGCGCCTGAGAGCCTGGGAATCAGCCAGGATATTAATGCCGAGAATTCAACTGTTGATCTGGAGGAAGCAGAGGCAGACTGGGTGAGAGTGAGAGTGGAGGAAAGCTGGTTCCATCTTAATCGTGGGTTTCTTGTAAGGCACAGCGACTATTTCCGAGCTCTATTTCACTCAGGGATGAAAGAAAGCCAGGAAGAGGAGCTATATCTGAGAGGAGGAGTGCACGCAAGAGGTTTCCTTATTGCGCTTGCTGTCTGCAGGGATGAGAACCCCCCCATCAGGGACCCAGAAGAGCTTGTTGAAGCCGTAGAGTGCGCTGCTTTCCTGCAGATTCCCACTTTGACTCGGCATCTTTGCAACATCATAGACTCGGATAACTGCCTCTTGCTTTACCACGCGGCTTCCGTCTTCGGAGTGCACAGACTGTTTCAGAACgcctctctctttctttgtgaTGCTTTTGATGACCTCAAGGAAGCAGCAGAAAGCACAATTCCTGAAGACTTGGTCAAATACTCTCAAACGCTCTCCCCTGCTAGTTATATCGCTATAGGGACCCATACGCCATCAATGGAGCTGCTACAGGACTGTTTCAGGGTTGTTTGCTTCCTTGATGAAAAGGAAGGGGAGTGGAAGCATCTGACAAACCTGCCAACTCTTTGCAGTACCTCCAGGGCTGGGGTGGCCGTGCTTGACAATCGGCTGTACATTGTTGGAGGAATTTACGGCTATGGCAAAGACACAGTGGACGGAAGCTTCTGTTACAATCCAGATTCAGGGATATGGACAACTCTTCCAGGTCCACAGCAACCAAGATACGACTTTACACTGCTTGGGCATGAGGGGCGCCTATATGCCATTGGCGGAGAAGCTCAAAAACAGGTAATTTCCACAGCAGAGAAGTACGACGCAGCAAAGGGAGAGTGGACGTTTATCCAACATGCACCCAGACCTGTAGCATCAGCAGCTTGTGCTGTTGCTCGTCAGCGAATGTTTGTTTGCTTCTGGAAACCCCCTGACACTACAGATATCTATGAGTACATGCCTTTAAAAGATAAGTGGAGTCTCACCACCACCATGATCAGACAGCAAAGCTACGGCCACTGTATGGTGGCCCACAGGGACAATTTGTATGTGATGAGGAACGGGCCTTGCGATGACTTCCTGCGCTGCCTGATGGACTGCTACAACATTACGTCTGGTCAGTGGACTGCCATGCCCGGACATTACATAAACAGCAAAGGGGCGCTGTTCACTGCGGTGACAAGAGGGGACTCTGCGTTCACAGTGAAGCACATGTTGACTCTTGAATACACCATCACGGCAAATGGATGGAAACCCCACAGACAGATGAAGGGATTCCCAAAGAGTGGTTCACTATGGACTTGTCTACTTAGACTCCCCAAGACCGGACCAGTTACACCAGAACTGGATGTGGATGAGAGACAAAGAGAAATTGCTTTGCCAGACATTTCAGAAAGATTTGTGGATGCTGTACAACAGATGTGA